One Olsenella sp. oral taxon 807 DNA segment encodes these proteins:
- a CDS encoding DUF5104 domain-containing protein: MRRSFIAATLSLACALLQGGCSLPRTDSAIEHELSSELLRRLNEDDAAGVEAMFCKTSRARPELRGEIERGMAFFEGRVETGESGWSTSSSGDEYVEHGKTLRRSVNPWIENIRTDAGKRYEIHIYYYETYVGHEDLEGVSEIDIWEVLRDGTRGEKCVIGQYLDPSRPPESREEDTTWHDWGPTQDTGERESTRSAGGCPRAEDVALGTPA, encoded by the coding sequence GTGAGGCGCTCGTTCATCGCGGCCACGCTCTCCCTCGCGTGCGCCCTGCTGCAGGGGGGCTGCTCCCTCCCGAGGACGGACTCCGCCATCGAGCACGAGCTGTCATCGGAGCTCCTGCGCCGCCTGAACGAGGACGACGCCGCGGGCGTGGAGGCGATGTTCTGCAAGACGAGCCGCGCGAGGCCGGAGCTCAGGGGGGAGATAGAGCGGGGTATGGCCTTCTTCGAGGGCAGGGTGGAGACGGGCGAGAGCGGCTGGAGTACCAGCTCGAGCGGGGATGAGTACGTCGAGCATGGAAAAACGCTGAGACGTTCGGTCAATCCCTGGATCGAGAACATCCGTACCGACGCGGGGAAGAGGTACGAGATACATATCTACTATTACGAGACGTACGTCGGTCACGAGGACCTGGAAGGCGTCTCCGAGATCGACATATGGGAGGTCCTCCGGGACGGGACGAGGGGCGAGAAGTGCGTGATCGGCCAGTACCTGGACCCGTCAAGACCGCCCGAGTCCCGCGAGGAGGACACGACGTGGCACGACTGGGGCCCAACCCAGGACACGGGCGAGCGGGAGAGTACCAGGAGCGCCGGGGGATGCCCTCGGGCGGAGGACGTCGCCCTTGGGACGCCGGCCTGA
- a CDS encoding L-2-amino-thiazoline-4-carboxylic acid hydrolase, with product MSKNFYGALSAFAYYECMNRDMPPDEITTMCCEMTIMGRRGGQLSRLDLNNALVRRILHTLLGLRARRLNRHREDGSWNNSWGMRINPLHHKEGISVHLVGCPIADFAKRNGYGELIPYFCEADKAIIEHLGGTLHREHTVADGYEDCDYWIKNKSE from the coding sequence ATGTCGAAAAACTTCTACGGGGCGCTCTCGGCCTTTGCCTACTACGAGTGCATGAACCGTGACATGCCACCAGATGAGATCACGACCATGTGCTGCGAGATGACGATCATGGGCAGAAGGGGTGGCCAGCTCTCCCGACTCGACCTCAACAACGCCCTGGTACGAAGGATCCTCCATACACTTTTGGGACTCAGGGCAAGGAGGCTGAACAGGCATAGGGAGGACGGATCTTGGAACAACAGCTGGGGGATGAGGATAAATCCGCTGCACCACAAGGAGGGAATCAGTGTTCATCTGGTGGGCTGCCCCATTGCCGACTTTGCGAAAAGAAACGGGTATGGCGAGCTGATACCGTACTTCTGCGAGGCGGACAAGGCGATCATAGAGCATCTCGGAGGCACGCTTCACCGGGAGCACACCGTTGCTGATGGGTACGAGGA